The following are encoded together in the Phaseolus vulgaris cultivar G19833 chromosome 9, P. vulgaris v2.0, whole genome shotgun sequence genome:
- the LOC137821510 gene encoding G-type lectin S-receptor-like serine/threonine-protein kinase At1g34300, translating to MSSAAAIGATVVVVGIFLKIGILICVCRKRNQKNDRSVVSGSKFLTRTMDKFLNDMEREKPIRFTGQQLRIATDNYSHLLGSGGFGTVYKGIFSNGTIVAVKVLRGNSDKKIEEQFMAEVGTIGRIHHFNLVRLYGFCFEEKLIALVYEYMSNGSLDRYLFHEKKTIGYEKLHEIAVGTARSIAYLHEECQHRIIHYDIKPGNILLDRNYNPKVADFGLAKLCNRDNTHITMTGGRGTPGYAAPELWMPFPITPKCDVYSFGMLLFEIVGRRRNIDIKLAGSQEWFPIWVWEKFDSAQLGELMIVCGIEEEKAKEIAERMIKIAFWCVQYRPELRPIMSVVVKMLEGSVEIPGPDNPFQHFMGGVTIAHPVPVSQTYNTSFSSGSSVMVTNSSIGCGTPIMRKYDIELASTNE from the exons ATGTCAAGTGCTGCAGCAATTGGGGCAACAGTGGTTGTTG TGGGGATTTTCTTGAAGATAGGTATTTTGATTTGTGTGTGCAGAAAAAGAAATCAGAAGAATGATAGATCAGTAGTTTCAGGTTCAAAATTTCTGACTCGGACTATGGATAAATTTCTCAATGACATGGAAAGGGAGAAACCAATCAGATTCACTGGTCAACAACTAAGGATTGCCACTGACAACTACTCTCACTTGTTGGGATCAGGAGGTTTTGGAACAGTTTATAAGGGAATTTTTAGCAATGGGACCATTGTTGCTGTGAAGGTTCTTCGAGGGAATTCAGACAAGAAAATCGAGGAGCAGTTTATGGCAGAAGTGGGTACCATTGGCAGAATTCATCATTTTAATCTTGTTAGACTCTATGGATTTTGCTTTGAAGAAAAGCTGATAGCACTGGTGTATGAGTACATGAGTAATGGCTCTCTTGATAGGTATTTGTTCCATGAAAAGAAGACCATAGGATATGAAAAGCTTCATGAGATTGCAGTGGGAACAGCTAGAAGCATTGCTTATTTGCATGAGGAGTGCCAACACAGAATAATCCATTACGACATAAAACCAGGAAACATTCTCTTGGACAGGAATTACAATCCTAAAGTTGCTGATTTCGGTTTAGCCAAACTTTGCAACAGGGACAATACTCACATAACCATGACTGGAGGCAGGGGAACTCCAGGTTATGCAGCACCTGAGCTTTGGATGCCCTTTCCCATAACTCCCAAGTGTGATGTTTATAGTTTTGGCATGCTGCTATTTGAAATCGTAGGCAGAAGAAGAAACATTGATATCAAACTTGCTGGAAGCCAAGAGTGGTTTCCAATATGGGTTTGGGAAAAATTTGATTCTGCACAACTGGGGGAGTTGATGATAGTGTGTGGGATAGAGGAGGAGAAAGCTAAGGAGATTGCAGAAAGAATGATTAAGATAGCTTTTTGGTGTGTTCAGTATAGGCCAGAATTAAGGCCTATAATGAGTGTTGTGGTGAAAATGCTGGAAGGTTCAGTGGAAATTCCAGGACCTGACAACCCGTTTCAGCACTTCATGGGTGGGGTTACCATTGCTCATCCAGTACCAGTGTCACAAACCTATAATACAAGTTTTTCATCTGGTTCTTCTGTTATGGTAACAAACTCCAGCATTGGATGTGGTACTCCTATTATGAGGAAGTACGACATTGAATTAGCCTCTACCAATGAGTGA
- the LOC137820095 gene encoding adagio protein 1 isoform X2: MNFNVRRDSVSLQWSGTAIPISAATTTPFPISSTTTMTTSSAPSPFPSSKPLPAASSSPTRLSPTTLSYTSTPSSRWSPATAQKKCSVATADSCSVEVHLLREGIHWWTRLLFQRLEDALMKGLNSKFFTEANIDLGPLPGSTLKESTKSSDRFHSVLSSLSPLPVGDRNVTRGLCGILQISDEVLSLKILALLTPRDIASVGSVCRRLYELTKNEDLWRMVCQNAWGSGTTRVLETVPGARRLGWGRLARELTTLEAAAWRKMTVGGAVEPSRCNFSACAVGNRVVLFGGEGVNMQPMNDTFVLDLNSSNPEWQHVQVSSPPPGRWGHTLSCVNGSRLVVFGGCGRQGLLNDVFVLDLDAKPPTWREISGLAPPLPRSWHSSCTLDGTKLIVSGGCADSGVLLSDTFLLDLSMEKPVWREIPVAWTPPSRLGHTLSVYGGRKILMFGGLAKSGPLRFRSSDVFTMDLSEEEPCWRCVTGSGMPGAGNPGGIAPPPRLDHVAVSLPGGRILIFGGSVAGLHSASQLYILDPTDEKPTWRILNVPGRPPRFAWGHSTCVVGGTRAIVLGGQTGEEWMLSELHELSLASSVI; encoded by the exons ATGAACTTCAACGTCCGCCGCGATTCCGTTTCCCTTCAATGGAGTGGGACAGCAATTCCGATCTCAGCGGCGACGACGACGCCGTTTCCTATCTCCTCAACGACGACGATGACGACGTCGTCGGCCCCCTCCCCTTTCCCGTCCTCCAAACCGCTCCCTGCGGCTTCGTCGTCACCGACGCGCTTGAGCCCGACCACCCTATCATATACGTCAACGCCGTCTTCGAGATGGTCACCGGCTACCGCGCAGAAGAAGTGCTCGGTCGCAACTG CCGATTCTTGCAGTGTCGAGGTCCATTTGCTAAGAGAAGGCATCCATTGGTGGACTCGATTGTTGTTTCAGAGATTAGAAGATGCCTTGATGAAGGGGTTGAATTCCAAG TTCTTCACAGAAGCAAACATTGATCTTGGTCCCCTTCCGGGTTCTACGCTTAAGGAATCTACCAAATCATCAGATCGATTTCATTCTGTGCTTTCCTCATTAAGTCCTCTTCCAGTAGGGGACCGTAATGTTACTCGTGGACTTTGTGGGATATTGCAAATAAGTGACGAGGTATTGTCTCTCAAGATACTTGCTCTCTTAACTCCAAGAGATATTGCATCAGTTGGCTCTGTTTGTAGGCGATTGTATGAGCTAACAAAAAATGAAGATCTTTGGAGAATGGTGTGTCAAAATGCATGGGGCAGTGGGACTACACGTGTTTTAGAGACCGTGCCCGGTGCAAGGAGACTTGGATGGGGTCGGCTGGCAAGAGAACTGACCACTCTTGAAGCAGCAGCATGGAGAAAAATGACTGTTGGAGGTGCTGTTGAACCTTCAAGATGTAATTTTAGTGCTTGTGCTGTTGGTAATAGAGTTGTCCTATTTGGTGGTGAAGGGgttaacatgcaacctatgaaTGATACCTTTGTACTGGATCTCAATTCTAGTAATCCTGAGTGGCAACATGTCCAGGTGAGTTCTCCTCCCCCTGGTCGGTGGGGCCACACACTTTCTTGTGTTAATGGTTCTCGTTTGGTTGTATTTGGAGGCTGTGGAAGGCAGGGCTTGCTCAATGATGTGTTTGTTCTGGACCTGGATGCAAAGCCTCCAACATGGCGTGAAATCTCTGGACTGGCACCTCCACTTCCGAGATCTTGGCATAGCTCCTGTACACTTGATGGTACTAAGCTTATAGTTTCTGGTGGCTGCGCTGATTCTGGTGTACTCTTGAGTGATACTTTCCTCCTTGATCTCTCGATGGAGAAACCTGTCTGGAGAGAGATACCAGTAGCCTGGACTCCACCTTCACGTTTGGGTCACACACTGTCCGTTTATGGTGGTAGGAAAATACTGATGTTTGGGGGTCTGGCCAAGAGTGGGCCCTTGCGTTTTCGCTCTAGTGATGTATTCACTATGGATTTAAGTGAAGAGGAGCCATGTTGGAGGTGTGTAACGGGGAGTGGAATGCCAGGTGCTGGAAATCCAGGAGGCATAGCTCCTCCTCCTAGACTTGATCATGTGGCTGTGAGCCTTCCAGGTGGGAGAATTCTGATATTTGGTGGGTCTGTTGCAGGCCTTCATTCTGCTTCCCAGCTTTACATACTAGACCCGACTGATGAGAAGCCTACATGGAGAATCCTGAATGTACCCGGACGCCCTCCAAGATTTGCTTGGGGACATAGTACATGTGTTGTTGGAGGGACAAGAGCTATTGTACTAGGTGGTCAAACTGGGGAGGAATGGATGCTAAGTGAGCTCCATGAACTTTCCTTGGCTAGTTCTGTCATCTAA
- the LOC137820095 gene encoding adagio protein 1 isoform X1, which yields MEWDSNSDLSGDDDAVSYLLNDDDDDVVGPLPFPVLQTAPCGFVVTDALEPDHPIIYVNAVFEMVTGYRAEEVLGRNCRFLQCRGPFAKRRHPLVDSIVVSEIRRCLDEGVEFQGELLNFRKDGSPLMNKLRLTPIYGDDEITHVIGIQFFTEANIDLGPLPGSTLKESTKSSDRFHSVLSSLSPLPVGDRNVTRGLCGILQISDEVLSLKILALLTPRDIASVGSVCRRLYELTKNEDLWRMVCQNAWGSGTTRVLETVPGARRLGWGRLARELTTLEAAAWRKMTVGGAVEPSRCNFSACAVGNRVVLFGGEGVNMQPMNDTFVLDLNSSNPEWQHVQVSSPPPGRWGHTLSCVNGSRLVVFGGCGRQGLLNDVFVLDLDAKPPTWREISGLAPPLPRSWHSSCTLDGTKLIVSGGCADSGVLLSDTFLLDLSMEKPVWREIPVAWTPPSRLGHTLSVYGGRKILMFGGLAKSGPLRFRSSDVFTMDLSEEEPCWRCVTGSGMPGAGNPGGIAPPPRLDHVAVSLPGGRILIFGGSVAGLHSASQLYILDPTDEKPTWRILNVPGRPPRFAWGHSTCVVGGTRAIVLGGQTGEEWMLSELHELSLASSVI from the exons ATGGAGTGGGACAGCAATTCCGATCTCAGCGGCGACGACGACGCCGTTTCCTATCTCCTCAACGACGACGATGACGACGTCGTCGGCCCCCTCCCCTTTCCCGTCCTCCAAACCGCTCCCTGCGGCTTCGTCGTCACCGACGCGCTTGAGCCCGACCACCCTATCATATACGTCAACGCCGTCTTCGAGATGGTCACCGGCTACCGCGCAGAAGAAGTGCTCGGTCGCAACTG CCGATTCTTGCAGTGTCGAGGTCCATTTGCTAAGAGAAGGCATCCATTGGTGGACTCGATTGTTGTTTCAGAGATTAGAAGATGCCTTGATGAAGGGGTTGAATTCCAAGGTGAGTTGCTGAACTTTAGGAAAGATGGATCTCCACTTATGAACAAATTGCGTCTGACGCCTATATATGGAGATGATGAGATAACTCATGTCATTGGAATCCAGTTCTTCACAGAAGCAAACATTGATCTTGGTCCCCTTCCGGGTTCTACGCTTAAGGAATCTACCAAATCATCAGATCGATTTCATTCTGTGCTTTCCTCATTAAGTCCTCTTCCAGTAGGGGACCGTAATGTTACTCGTGGACTTTGTGGGATATTGCAAATAAGTGACGAGGTATTGTCTCTCAAGATACTTGCTCTCTTAACTCCAAGAGATATTGCATCAGTTGGCTCTGTTTGTAGGCGATTGTATGAGCTAACAAAAAATGAAGATCTTTGGAGAATGGTGTGTCAAAATGCATGGGGCAGTGGGACTACACGTGTTTTAGAGACCGTGCCCGGTGCAAGGAGACTTGGATGGGGTCGGCTGGCAAGAGAACTGACCACTCTTGAAGCAGCAGCATGGAGAAAAATGACTGTTGGAGGTGCTGTTGAACCTTCAAGATGTAATTTTAGTGCTTGTGCTGTTGGTAATAGAGTTGTCCTATTTGGTGGTGAAGGGgttaacatgcaacctatgaaTGATACCTTTGTACTGGATCTCAATTCTAGTAATCCTGAGTGGCAACATGTCCAGGTGAGTTCTCCTCCCCCTGGTCGGTGGGGCCACACACTTTCTTGTGTTAATGGTTCTCGTTTGGTTGTATTTGGAGGCTGTGGAAGGCAGGGCTTGCTCAATGATGTGTTTGTTCTGGACCTGGATGCAAAGCCTCCAACATGGCGTGAAATCTCTGGACTGGCACCTCCACTTCCGAGATCTTGGCATAGCTCCTGTACACTTGATGGTACTAAGCTTATAGTTTCTGGTGGCTGCGCTGATTCTGGTGTACTCTTGAGTGATACTTTCCTCCTTGATCTCTCGATGGAGAAACCTGTCTGGAGAGAGATACCAGTAGCCTGGACTCCACCTTCACGTTTGGGTCACACACTGTCCGTTTATGGTGGTAGGAAAATACTGATGTTTGGGGGTCTGGCCAAGAGTGGGCCCTTGCGTTTTCGCTCTAGTGATGTATTCACTATGGATTTAAGTGAAGAGGAGCCATGTTGGAGGTGTGTAACGGGGAGTGGAATGCCAGGTGCTGGAAATCCAGGAGGCATAGCTCCTCCTCCTAGACTTGATCATGTGGCTGTGAGCCTTCCAGGTGGGAGAATTCTGATATTTGGTGGGTCTGTTGCAGGCCTTCATTCTGCTTCCCAGCTTTACATACTAGACCCGACTGATGAGAAGCCTACATGGAGAATCCTGAATGTACCCGGACGCCCTCCAAGATTTGCTTGGGGACATAGTACATGTGTTGTTGGAGGGACAAGAGCTATTGTACTAGGTGGTCAAACTGGGGAGGAATGGATGCTAAGTGAGCTCCATGAACTTTCCTTGGCTAGTTCTGTCATCTAA
- the LOC137820095 gene encoding adagio protein 1 isoform X3 — protein MGRVSADSCSVEVHLLREGIHWWTRLLFQRLEDALMKGLNSKFFTEANIDLGPLPGSTLKESTKSSDRFHSVLSSLSPLPVGDRNVTRGLCGILQISDEVLSLKILALLTPRDIASVGSVCRRLYELTKNEDLWRMVCQNAWGSGTTRVLETVPGARRLGWGRLARELTTLEAAAWRKMTVGGAVEPSRCNFSACAVGNRVVLFGGEGVNMQPMNDTFVLDLNSSNPEWQHVQVSSPPPGRWGHTLSCVNGSRLVVFGGCGRQGLLNDVFVLDLDAKPPTWREISGLAPPLPRSWHSSCTLDGTKLIVSGGCADSGVLLSDTFLLDLSMEKPVWREIPVAWTPPSRLGHTLSVYGGRKILMFGGLAKSGPLRFRSSDVFTMDLSEEEPCWRCVTGSGMPGAGNPGGIAPPPRLDHVAVSLPGGRILIFGGSVAGLHSASQLYILDPTDEKPTWRILNVPGRPPRFAWGHSTCVVGGTRAIVLGGQTGEEWMLSELHELSLASSVI, from the exons ATGGGCAGGGTATCAG CCGATTCTTGCAGTGTCGAGGTCCATTTGCTAAGAGAAGGCATCCATTGGTGGACTCGATTGTTGTTTCAGAGATTAGAAGATGCCTTGATGAAGGGGTTGAATTCCAAG TTCTTCACAGAAGCAAACATTGATCTTGGTCCCCTTCCGGGTTCTACGCTTAAGGAATCTACCAAATCATCAGATCGATTTCATTCTGTGCTTTCCTCATTAAGTCCTCTTCCAGTAGGGGACCGTAATGTTACTCGTGGACTTTGTGGGATATTGCAAATAAGTGACGAGGTATTGTCTCTCAAGATACTTGCTCTCTTAACTCCAAGAGATATTGCATCAGTTGGCTCTGTTTGTAGGCGATTGTATGAGCTAACAAAAAATGAAGATCTTTGGAGAATGGTGTGTCAAAATGCATGGGGCAGTGGGACTACACGTGTTTTAGAGACCGTGCCCGGTGCAAGGAGACTTGGATGGGGTCGGCTGGCAAGAGAACTGACCACTCTTGAAGCAGCAGCATGGAGAAAAATGACTGTTGGAGGTGCTGTTGAACCTTCAAGATGTAATTTTAGTGCTTGTGCTGTTGGTAATAGAGTTGTCCTATTTGGTGGTGAAGGGgttaacatgcaacctatgaaTGATACCTTTGTACTGGATCTCAATTCTAGTAATCCTGAGTGGCAACATGTCCAGGTGAGTTCTCCTCCCCCTGGTCGGTGGGGCCACACACTTTCTTGTGTTAATGGTTCTCGTTTGGTTGTATTTGGAGGCTGTGGAAGGCAGGGCTTGCTCAATGATGTGTTTGTTCTGGACCTGGATGCAAAGCCTCCAACATGGCGTGAAATCTCTGGACTGGCACCTCCACTTCCGAGATCTTGGCATAGCTCCTGTACACTTGATGGTACTAAGCTTATAGTTTCTGGTGGCTGCGCTGATTCTGGTGTACTCTTGAGTGATACTTTCCTCCTTGATCTCTCGATGGAGAAACCTGTCTGGAGAGAGATACCAGTAGCCTGGACTCCACCTTCACGTTTGGGTCACACACTGTCCGTTTATGGTGGTAGGAAAATACTGATGTTTGGGGGTCTGGCCAAGAGTGGGCCCTTGCGTTTTCGCTCTAGTGATGTATTCACTATGGATTTAAGTGAAGAGGAGCCATGTTGGAGGTGTGTAACGGGGAGTGGAATGCCAGGTGCTGGAAATCCAGGAGGCATAGCTCCTCCTCCTAGACTTGATCATGTGGCTGTGAGCCTTCCAGGTGGGAGAATTCTGATATTTGGTGGGTCTGTTGCAGGCCTTCATTCTGCTTCCCAGCTTTACATACTAGACCCGACTGATGAGAAGCCTACATGGAGAATCCTGAATGTACCCGGACGCCCTCCAAGATTTGCTTGGGGACATAGTACATGTGTTGTTGGAGGGACAAGAGCTATTGTACTAGGTGGTCAAACTGGGGAGGAATGGATGCTAAGTGAGCTCCATGAACTTTCCTTGGCTAGTTCTGTCATCTAA
- the LOC137820180 gene encoding adagio protein 1-like isoform X1 — protein sequence MGVWEVEMSVIQFLFLEVPQLASHHSFYAFLILIIPFHFSTLSTPPTLPPPPSLRSPPLSFPRASLHALTFNRRRDSVIFFLMEWDSDSDLSADDDAASFLLNHDDDEVAGPIPFPVLQTAPCGFVVTDVLDPDHPIIYVNAVFEMITGYRAEEVLGRNCRFLQCRGPFAKRRHPLVDSTVVSNIRRSLDEGVEFQGELLNFRKDGSPLMNRLHLTPIYGDDEITHVIGIQFFTETNIDLGPLPGSKIKEYTKPSDQFLSVLSSLSPLHVGDRNVNRGVCGILQLSDEVLSLKILSRLTPRDIASVGSVCRQLYEITKNESLWRMVCQNAWGSETTRVLETVPGARRLGWGRLARELTTLEAAAWRKLTVGGAVEPSRCNFSACAVGNRVVLFGGEGVNMQPMNDTFVLDLNSSNPEWQHVQVSSPPPGRWGHTLSCVNGSHLVVFGGCGTQGLLNDVFVLDLDAKPPTWREISGLAPPLPRSWHSSCTLDGTKLIVSGGCADSGVLLSDTFLLDLSMEKPIWREIPVTWTPPSRLGHTLSVYGGRKILMFGGLAKSGPLRFRSSDVFMMDLSEDEPCWRCVTGSGMPGAGNPGGIAPPPRLDHVAVSLPGGRILIFGGSVAGLHSASQLYILDPTDEKPTWRVLNVPGCPPRFAWGHSTCVVGGTRAIVLGGQTGEEWMLSDLHELSLACSVI from the exons ATGGGTGTGTGGGAAGTCGAGATGAGCGTGATCCAGTTTCTTTTTCTGGAAGTTCCTCAACTCGCTTCTCACCACTCCTTTTATGCCTTTCTCATTCTCATAATCCCATTCCATTTTTCAACTCTCTCAACACCACCGACTCTTCCGCCGCCACCTTCTCTCCGATCACCGCCGCTCTCGTTTCCACGCGCCTCCCTCCATGCTCTGACCTTCAACCGCCGCCGCGattctgttattttttttttaatggagTGGGACAGCGATTCCGATCTCAGCGCCGACGACGACGCCGCCTCCTTTCTCCTCAACCACGACGATGACGAGGTCGCCGGTCCCATCCCCTTCCCCGTCCTCCAGACCGCCCCCTGCGGCTTCGTCGTCACCGACGTGCTTGACCCGGACCACCCAATCATATACGTCAACGCCGTTTTCGAGATGATCACCGGTTACCGCGCGGAAGAAGTGCTCGGTCGCAACTG CCGTTTCTTGCAGTGTCGAGGTCCATTTGCTAAGAGAAGGCATCCATTGGTGGACTCCACTGTTGTTTCAAACATTAGAAGATCCCTTGATGAAGGGGTTGAATTCCAAGGTGAGTTGCTGAACTTTAGGAAAGATGGATCTCCACTTATGAACCGATTGCATCTAACACCTATTTATGGAGATGATGAGATAACTCATGTCATTGGAATCCAGTTCTTCACAGAGACAAACATTGATCTTGGTCCCCTTCCGGGTTCTAAGATTAAGGAATATACTAAACCATCAGATCAGTTTCTTTCAGTGCTTTCCTCATTGAGTCCTCTTCATGTTGGCGACCGTAATGTTAATCGTGGAGTTTGTGGAATTTTGCAATTAAGTGACGAAGTATTGTCTCTCAAGATACTTTCTCGCTTGACTCCAAGAGATATTGCATCTGTTGGTTCTGTTTGTAGGCAGTTGTATGAGATAACAAAAAATGAAAGCCTTTGGAGAATGGTTTGCCAAAATGCTTGGGGCAGTGAGACTACACGTGTTTTGGAGACTGTGCCTGGTGCTAGGAGACTTGGATGGGGTCGGCTGGCAAGAGAACTGACCACTCTTGAAGCAGCAGCATGGAGGAAACTGACTGTTGGAGGTGCTGTCGAACCTTCACGATGTAATTTTAGTGCTTGTGCTGTTGGTAATAGAGTTGTCCTATTTGGGGGTGAAGGGgttaacatgcaacctatgaaTGATACCTTTGTACTGGATCTCAATTCTAGTAATCCCGAGTGGCAACATGTCCAGGTGAGTTCTCCTCCCCCTGGTCGGTGGGGCCACACACTTTCTTGTGTTAATGGTTCTCATTTGGTTGTATTTGGAGGCTGTGGAACGCAGGGCTTGCTCAATGATGTGTTTGTTCTGGACCTGGATGCAAAGCCTCCAACTTGGCGTGAAATCTCTGGATTGGCACCTCCACTTCCGAGATCTTGGCATAGCTCCTGTACACTTGATGGTACTAAGTTGATAGTTTCTGGTGGCTGTGCTGATTCTGGTGTACTCTTGAGTGATACTTTCCTCCTTGATCTCTCGATGGAGAAACCTATCTGGAGAGAGATACCAGTAACATGGACTCCACCTTCGCGTCTGGGTCACACACTATCAGTTTATGGTGGTAGGAAAATACTGATGTTTGGGGGTCTGGCCAAGAGTGGGCCCCTGCGTTTTCGCTCCAGTGATGTATTCATGATGGATTTAAGTGAGGACGAGCCATGTTGGAGGTGTGTAACGGGGAGTGGAATGCCAGGTGCTGGAAATCCAGGAGGCATAGCTCCTCCTCCTAGACTTGATCATGTGGCTGTGAGCCTTCCAGGTGGGAGAATTCTGATATTTGGTGGGTCTGTTGCCGGCCTTCATTCTGCTTCCCAGCTTTACATACTAGATCCGACTGATGAGAAGCCTACATGGAGAGTCCTAAATGTACCTGGGTGCCCTCCTAGATTTGCTTGGGGACATAGTACATGTGTTGTTGGAGGGACAAGAGCTATTGTACTAGGTGGTCAAACTGGGGAGGAATGGATGCTAAGTGATCTCCATGAACTGTCCTTGGCATGTTCTGTTATCTAA
- the LOC137820180 gene encoding adagio protein 1-like isoform X2, translating into MGVWEVEMSVIQFLFLEVPQLASHHSFYAFLILIIPFHFSTLSTPPTLPPPPSLRSPPLSFPRASLHALTFNRRRDSVIFFLMEWDSDSDLSADDDAASFLLNHDDDEVAGPIPFPVLQTAPCGFVVTDVLDPDHPIIYVNAVFEMITGYRAEEVLGRNCRFLQCRGPFAKRRHPLVDSTVVSNIRRSLDEGVEFQGELLNFRKDGSPLMNRLHLTPIYGDDEITHVIGIQFFTETNIDLGPLPGSKIKEYTKPSDQFLSVLSSLSPLHVGDRNVNRGVCGILQLSDEVLSLKILSRLTPRDIASVGSVCRQLYEITKNESLWRMVCQNAWGSETTRVLETVPGARRLGWGRLARELTTLEAAAWRKLTVGGAVEPSRCNFSACAVGNRVVLFGGEGVNMQPMNDTFVLDLNSSNPEWQHVQGLLNDVFVLDLDAKPPTWREISGLAPPLPRSWHSSCTLDGTKLIVSGGCADSGVLLSDTFLLDLSMEKPIWREIPVTWTPPSRLGHTLSVYGGRKILMFGGLAKSGPLRFRSSDVFMMDLSEDEPCWRCVTGSGMPGAGNPGGIAPPPRLDHVAVSLPGGRILIFGGSVAGLHSASQLYILDPTDEKPTWRVLNVPGCPPRFAWGHSTCVVGGTRAIVLGGQTGEEWMLSDLHELSLACSVI; encoded by the exons ATGGGTGTGTGGGAAGTCGAGATGAGCGTGATCCAGTTTCTTTTTCTGGAAGTTCCTCAACTCGCTTCTCACCACTCCTTTTATGCCTTTCTCATTCTCATAATCCCATTCCATTTTTCAACTCTCTCAACACCACCGACTCTTCCGCCGCCACCTTCTCTCCGATCACCGCCGCTCTCGTTTCCACGCGCCTCCCTCCATGCTCTGACCTTCAACCGCCGCCGCGattctgttattttttttttaatggagTGGGACAGCGATTCCGATCTCAGCGCCGACGACGACGCCGCCTCCTTTCTCCTCAACCACGACGATGACGAGGTCGCCGGTCCCATCCCCTTCCCCGTCCTCCAGACCGCCCCCTGCGGCTTCGTCGTCACCGACGTGCTTGACCCGGACCACCCAATCATATACGTCAACGCCGTTTTCGAGATGATCACCGGTTACCGCGCGGAAGAAGTGCTCGGTCGCAACTG CCGTTTCTTGCAGTGTCGAGGTCCATTTGCTAAGAGAAGGCATCCATTGGTGGACTCCACTGTTGTTTCAAACATTAGAAGATCCCTTGATGAAGGGGTTGAATTCCAAGGTGAGTTGCTGAACTTTAGGAAAGATGGATCTCCACTTATGAACCGATTGCATCTAACACCTATTTATGGAGATGATGAGATAACTCATGTCATTGGAATCCAGTTCTTCACAGAGACAAACATTGATCTTGGTCCCCTTCCGGGTTCTAAGATTAAGGAATATACTAAACCATCAGATCAGTTTCTTTCAGTGCTTTCCTCATTGAGTCCTCTTCATGTTGGCGACCGTAATGTTAATCGTGGAGTTTGTGGAATTTTGCAATTAAGTGACGAAGTATTGTCTCTCAAGATACTTTCTCGCTTGACTCCAAGAGATATTGCATCTGTTGGTTCTGTTTGTAGGCAGTTGTATGAGATAACAAAAAATGAAAGCCTTTGGAGAATGGTTTGCCAAAATGCTTGGGGCAGTGAGACTACACGTGTTTTGGAGACTGTGCCTGGTGCTAGGAGACTTGGATGGGGTCGGCTGGCAAGAGAACTGACCACTCTTGAAGCAGCAGCATGGAGGAAACTGACTGTTGGAGGTGCTGTCGAACCTTCACGATGTAATTTTAGTGCTTGTGCTGTTGGTAATAGAGTTGTCCTATTTGGGGGTGAAGGGgttaacatgcaacctatgaaTGATACCTTTGTACTGGATCTCAATTCTAGTAATCCCGAGTGGCAACATGTCCAG GGCTTGCTCAATGATGTGTTTGTTCTGGACCTGGATGCAAAGCCTCCAACTTGGCGTGAAATCTCTGGATTGGCACCTCCACTTCCGAGATCTTGGCATAGCTCCTGTACACTTGATGGTACTAAGTTGATAGTTTCTGGTGGCTGTGCTGATTCTGGTGTACTCTTGAGTGATACTTTCCTCCTTGATCTCTCGATGGAGAAACCTATCTGGAGAGAGATACCAGTAACATGGACTCCACCTTCGCGTCTGGGTCACACACTATCAGTTTATGGTGGTAGGAAAATACTGATGTTTGGGGGTCTGGCCAAGAGTGGGCCCCTGCGTTTTCGCTCCAGTGATGTATTCATGATGGATTTAAGTGAGGACGAGCCATGTTGGAGGTGTGTAACGGGGAGTGGAATGCCAGGTGCTGGAAATCCAGGAGGCATAGCTCCTCCTCCTAGACTTGATCATGTGGCTGTGAGCCTTCCAGGTGGGAGAATTCTGATATTTGGTGGGTCTGTTGCCGGCCTTCATTCTGCTTCCCAGCTTTACATACTAGATCCGACTGATGAGAAGCCTACATGGAGAGTCCTAAATGTACCTGGGTGCCCTCCTAGATTTGCTTGGGGACATAGTACATGTGTTGTTGGAGGGACAAGAGCTATTGTACTAGGTGGTCAAACTGGGGAGGAATGGATGCTAAGTGATCTCCATGAACTGTCCTTGGCATGTTCTGTTATCTAA